From Ignavibacteriales bacterium:
GAAGTGAGCGGCTGAACTGGAGAGCCGTTCCTTTGAACATGACGGCGATCGCCTGTTCTGATGATGCCGAAGATTTACGTACGTCTGCACCCATAGCGAATTCCTGTGGGATTCAATGCAACCTTACATGATGCCAAAGTACTTCTTCTCTTCACCGGTCAACTGCACAATCGATTTGAGAACTCCGATGCGTTCGATGTCTGATTTCTTTACCCGGATCGATGGACAGTCCCTGAATTTGTTTGCGGTCGAGAGCTCGATCTCGCGTGCGGAAACCTGGTTCACAACCCGAACGATCATGCGGCTCCTCTTGAGCCGCGCGGCAACGATGTCTCCGATTCTGGGCTGCCGTCCGGCCTCAAAGATGCACACGTCGCCGGGATATACCGGAAGAGGGGCTGCAGTCAGGAGACCATCGTTGACAATCTCGAGACAAAAGAAACTCCCTCGCCTGTACGGCACGCCGGCACCATTTCGAAAACCACTCCTCTGCAATTGTTCCCTTCCATCCGTCGCCGTCACCACGCGTCCCTCGAACGTTGCCCAACCGACCGGCATCGATCTCTGCCGAATGGATTTTCTGAGTGCTGCATGCGCCGAGGAGCCCGTCATCAACCACTCGACATCGCATCCCAGCGCCCGCTCGTATAATCATGCAGCGATTGCTGTGAGATCCCGAGCGCCAGCGCGAAACTCACGAGAGACCCAAACTCTTCCAGGCCCCACTTCTTCAGGCGTTTGCTCGTGTCGCTCGCGTGCGGCATATCGCGGTTTTTCATCTGTTAGTATTTCTTGGCGAGGAGTTGCAAGACAGAATTCTCCCCATATAGCCGCTGTCGAACTCTCACCGTGCGTGGGAAGAATGTAGAGGGAGGGAAAACGATGCACAATACCGAAAACTCGGTATATTGAAAAATGACTCAAAACGGTACAAAAACGCTAAATGAGCCTTTCTTTGTTGGCCTTTATGACGAGGCCGTGCCGATTATGGACGTTAAGCTTCTGGAAGATATTCTTCAAATGCGTGTCAACAGTGTAGTAACTCAGATTGAGTTTGTGTGCCGTCTCGAGCGTGGTGAGTCCTCCGGCGACGTGCCGCAGAATATCCTGCTCGCGCTGCGTAAGGTTGTAGCTGCTTTCGCTGTTCTGACCCAGGAAGGCTCTCATGACGCGTTGTGTGATCATCGCATCAAGAGGTGCTCCTCCCTTCTGAACTTTCTCGATGGCGCTGATGATGTCGGTCGGAGACGACGCTTTCAAAAGATATCCCGCCGCACCCCGGTTCAATGCCATACGAATGTGTTCGTCGAGATCGAACGACGTGAGCATGATGATGTGTGTCGCCGGGCTTATGCTCAGGATCATTGAGATCGCGTCGAGTCCGGACATACGGGGCATTTTGATATCGAGAAGAATCACGCGGGGAAGCAGTTCCTCCGCTGAGAGCGCCGCTATTGCCGTCCGGCACGTTGTGAAACACTTCGTACACATCACCGTCTCGCTCTGGTTGAGCGCTTCTGACAAGACCAGACTGAATCCCTTGTTGTCGTCGATGATCCACACCGGGATTCGGTCGCCTTCATTTGACCTTGGACCCATGGATGTCTCTCTGTTTGAGTGATGCATGACAAATTCGCGAAGAGTGCCTTGCCTCGATGACGACGGTGCGCACCATCCGCTTACGATTGTGTCAGAGCAGGCAGGTAGACGCAGAACGTCGTCCCGCGCCCTACAATGCTCTTAACGGTTATATAACCGCTGTGGCTTTGTACGATCCCATGTGCGATGGACAAGCCCAATCCTGTACCTTCTCCTTGCTCCCGCGTAGTAAAGAACGGCTCGAAGATTCTATCCAGATGTTCATCCGGAATTCCCTTTCCCGTGTCGCTGACATTGACAATGACGTACGGCCCGGGGAGAGCATCGGGATGATACTCCATCAGACTTTCGTCCGCTTCGGCGCGGAACACCTCCAGGACTAATTTCCCTCCCGACGGCATCGCGTCCCGGGCATTGACGCACAGGTTGAGAAACACCTGCTTCAGTTGATGCT
This genomic window contains:
- a CDS encoding response regulator transcription factor; amino-acid sequence: MGPRSNEGDRIPVWIIDDNKGFSLVLSEALNQSETVMCTKCFTTCRTAIAALSAEELLPRVILLDIKMPRMSGLDAISMILSISPATHIIMLTSFDLDEHIRMALNRGAAGYLLKASSPTDIISAIEKVQKGGAPLDAMITQRVMRAFLGQNSESSYNLTQREQDILRHVAGGLTTLETAHKLNLSYYTVDTHLKNIFQKLNVHNRHGLVIKANKERLI
- a CDS encoding S24 family peptidase — its product is MPVGWATFEGRVVTATDGREQLQRSGFRNGAGVPYRRGSFFCLEIVNDGLLTAAPLPVYPGDVCIFEAGRQPRIGDIVAARLKRSRMIVRVVNQVSAREIELSTANKFRDCPSIRVKKSDIERIGVLKSIVQLTGEEKKYFGIM